The following proteins are encoded in a genomic region of Pseudomonas sp. Os17:
- a CDS encoding nitrilase-related carbon-nitrogen hydrolase has product MIPQGSVKVACQQLAPRIGDLNYNRTLSTEAIRQAAARGAQVVVLPELVQSGYVFRDRKEALALSETLDGPTLSLWKTLAEELQVVIVGGFCERLDEERVANSAALIEPEGTLTVYRKAHLWDQENLIFTPGDEPPPVVPTRFGPIAMMICYDLEFPEWVRLPALAGAALLCAPVNWPDGPRPASERPAEMIRVQANAAVNRMFVAACDRCGQERDVDWVGGSTIVDADGYPLAGKDRHSAEQLLLAELDLAQAWHKSISEHNHVHLDRRPALY; this is encoded by the coding sequence ATGATTCCTCAGGGCTCTGTGAAAGTGGCCTGCCAGCAACTGGCACCACGGATCGGCGATCTGAACTACAACCGCACCCTCAGCACCGAGGCCATCCGCCAGGCCGCTGCCCGTGGCGCCCAGGTGGTGGTGCTGCCGGAACTGGTGCAGAGCGGCTATGTGTTCCGCGACCGGAAAGAAGCGCTGGCACTCTCGGAAACCCTCGACGGACCGACCCTGAGCCTGTGGAAAACCCTGGCCGAAGAGCTGCAGGTGGTGATCGTCGGCGGCTTCTGCGAGCGCCTGGATGAGGAACGGGTGGCCAACAGCGCGGCGCTGATCGAGCCCGAAGGAACGCTGACGGTGTATCGCAAGGCCCACCTGTGGGATCAGGAAAACCTGATCTTCACCCCCGGCGACGAACCGCCACCGGTGGTGCCCACCCGCTTCGGGCCGATCGCCATGATGATCTGCTATGACCTGGAGTTTCCCGAATGGGTGCGCCTGCCGGCCCTGGCCGGGGCGGCACTTTTATGTGCACCGGTGAACTGGCCGGACGGCCCGCGCCCGGCCAGCGAACGCCCGGCGGAGATGATCCGGGTACAGGCCAACGCGGCGGTCAATCGGATGTTCGTTGCCGCTTGCGATCGCTGTGGCCAGGAGCGCGACGTTGACTGGGTGGGTGGCTCGACCATTGTCGATGCCGACGGCTATCCGCTGGCGGGCAAGGATCGGCACAGTGCCGAGCAGTTGCTGCTGGCGGAGCTGGACCTGGCCCAGGCCTGGCACAAGTCCATCAGCGAACATAACCATGTGCACCTGGATCGGCGCCCGGCGCTGTATTGA
- a CDS encoding purine-cytosine permease family protein, producing the protein MTTQSCVTEKAQSPGLAIETRSIDYVPRNERHGKVWHQGPFWFTGNFVLTTMVTGFTGAALGLALPYAILAIVIGVCLGTFCMAFHANQGPRMGLPQMIQSRAQFGLRGAIVPFTAVVFVYIGFNVFNVILATDAINTVIPGARAPWYSLMIAVAVLIAVVGHDLLHTVQRWLTYVMISVFAVLTVSALLTLQADSAVADAHFSWSAFLIQLSAAAGYQISYSVYVSDYSRYLPHQTPSRQVIFWTYLGAAGSALWLMSLGAFLASALPSPDAIASVREVGNTLIPGFGTFTVLIAVPALVGIMAVNCYGAMLTGISAIDGFKSIKPNLKSRVTGILLVAVVIFLIAMNIPESYLGSFNTFVLLMLYFLVPWTAVNLADFYLVRKGHYAISHIFNPAGIYGRWSSAGLLAYFLGLLAMVPFMSLSFYQGPLSQALGGADIAFVIGLAVAGLVYWGLTRNLDLEAERLAIQASEQQLEGGAQ; encoded by the coding sequence ATGACGACTCAGTCTTGCGTCACCGAAAAGGCCCAGTCTCCCGGCCTTGCGATCGAAACCCGTTCCATCGACTACGTGCCGCGCAACGAGCGCCACGGCAAGGTCTGGCACCAGGGACCGTTCTGGTTCACCGGCAACTTCGTGCTCACCACCATGGTCACCGGCTTCACCGGCGCGGCCCTGGGCCTGGCCCTGCCCTATGCCATTCTGGCGATCGTCATCGGTGTGTGCCTGGGCACCTTCTGCATGGCCTTCCACGCCAACCAGGGCCCGCGCATGGGCCTGCCGCAGATGATCCAGTCCCGCGCGCAGTTCGGCCTGCGGGGCGCCATCGTGCCGTTCACCGCGGTGGTGTTCGTCTACATCGGCTTCAACGTGTTCAACGTGATCCTCGCCACCGACGCCATCAACACGGTGATTCCTGGGGCCCGGGCGCCCTGGTACAGCCTGATGATCGCCGTGGCGGTGCTGATCGCGGTGGTCGGCCATGACCTGCTGCATACCGTGCAGCGCTGGCTGACCTACGTGATGATCAGCGTGTTCGCGGTGCTCACCGTCAGCGCCCTGCTGACCCTGCAGGCCGACTCCGCCGTGGCCGATGCGCATTTTTCCTGGTCGGCGTTCCTGATCCAGCTGTCGGCTGCCGCCGGCTACCAGATCAGCTACTCGGTGTACGTCTCCGACTATTCGCGCTACCTGCCGCACCAGACGCCGTCGCGCCAGGTGATTTTCTGGACCTACCTGGGCGCCGCCGGCTCGGCCCTGTGGCTGATGTCCCTGGGGGCCTTCCTGGCGTCCGCCCTGCCCTCGCCGGACGCCATCGCCAGCGTGCGCGAAGTGGGCAACACCCTGATTCCCGGCTTTGGCACCTTCACCGTGCTGATCGCGGTGCCGGCGCTGGTGGGCATCATGGCGGTCAACTGCTACGGCGCCATGCTCACCGGCATCAGCGCCATTGACGGTTTCAAGTCGATCAAGCCCAACCTCAAGAGCCGGGTGACCGGCATCCTGCTGGTGGCGGTGGTGATCTTCCTGATCGCCATGAACATTCCCGAAAGCTACCTGGGCAGCTTCAACACCTTTGTCCTGCTGATGCTGTACTTCCTGGTGCCCTGGACCGCGGTCAACCTGGCGGACTTCTACCTGGTGCGCAAAGGCCATTACGCCATCAGCCACATCTTCAATCCCGCCGGCATCTATGGCCGCTGGTCCAGCGCCGGGTTGCTGGCCTACTTCCTCGGCTTGCTGGCGATGGTGCCGTTCATGTCCCTGAGCTTCTATCAGGGGCCGCTGTCCCAGGCCCTGGGCGGCGCCGACATTGCCTTCGTGATTGGCCTGGCGGTGGCCGGGCTGGTCTACTGGGGCCTGACCCGTAACCTGGACCTGGAAGCCGAACGCCTGGCCATCCAGGCCAGCGAACAGCAACTGGAAGGAGGCGCGCAATGA
- a CDS encoding serine hydroxymethyltransferase, with protein sequence MFSKQDQIQGYDDALLAAINAEEQRQEDHIELIASENYTSKRVMQAQGSGLTNKYAEGYPGKRYYGGCEHVDKVEALAIERAKQLFGADYANVQPHSGSSANSAVYLALLQAGDTILGMSLAHGGHLTHGAKVSSSGKLYNAVQYGIDTRTGLIDYDEVERLAVEHKPKMIVAGFSAYSKTLDFPRFRQIADKVGALLFVDMAHVAGLVAAGLYPNPLPYADVVTTTTHKTLRGPRGGLILVKANEEIEKKLNAAVFPGAQGGPLMHVIAAKAVCFKEALEPGFKVYQQQVIDNAQAMAGVFIKRGYDVVSGGTDNHLFLVSLIRQGLTGKDADAALGRAHITVNKNAVPNDPQSPFVTSGLRIGTPAVTTRGFKVTQCTELAGWICDILDHLGDADVEANVARQVAALCADFPVYR encoded by the coding sequence ATGTTCAGCAAGCAAGACCAGATCCAGGGTTACGACGATGCACTGCTGGCGGCGATCAATGCCGAGGAACAACGCCAGGAAGATCACATCGAGCTGATCGCGTCGGAGAACTACACCAGCAAGCGGGTGATGCAGGCGCAAGGCAGCGGGCTGACCAACAAGTACGCCGAAGGCTATCCGGGCAAGCGCTACTACGGTGGCTGCGAGCATGTGGACAAGGTCGAGGCCCTGGCCATCGAGCGTGCCAAGCAGCTGTTCGGCGCCGATTACGCCAACGTCCAGCCGCACTCCGGCTCTTCCGCCAACAGCGCGGTGTACCTGGCCCTGCTGCAGGCCGGCGACACCATTCTCGGCATGAGCCTGGCCCATGGCGGTCACTTGACCCACGGCGCCAAGGTGTCGTCTTCGGGCAAGCTGTACAACGCCGTGCAGTACGGCATCGATACCCGCACCGGGCTGATCGACTACGACGAAGTCGAGCGTCTGGCCGTGGAACATAAGCCGAAGATGATCGTCGCTGGCTTCTCGGCCTACTCCAAGACCCTGGACTTCCCGCGTTTCCGGCAGATCGCCGACAAGGTCGGGGCGCTGCTGTTCGTCGACATGGCCCACGTCGCCGGGCTGGTGGCCGCCGGTCTGTATCCCAACCCGCTGCCCTATGCCGACGTGGTCACCACCACCACCCACAAGACCCTGCGCGGTCCCCGTGGCGGCCTGATCCTGGTCAAGGCCAACGAAGAGATCGAGAAGAAGCTCAACGCTGCGGTGTTCCCGGGTGCCCAGGGCGGTCCGTTGATGCACGTGATCGCCGCCAAGGCGGTGTGCTTCAAGGAAGCGCTGGAGCCCGGGTTCAAGGTCTACCAGCAACAGGTGATCGACAACGCCCAGGCCATGGCCGGCGTATTTATCAAACGCGGCTACGATGTAGTGTCCGGTGGCACCGACAACCATCTGTTCCTGGTCAGCCTGATCCGTCAGGGCCTGACCGGCAAGGATGCCGACGCCGCCCTGGGCCGCGCCCACATCACCGTGAACAAGAACGCCGTGCCCAACGACCCGCAGTCGCCGTTTGTCACCTCCGGCCTGCGCATCGGCACCCCGGCGGTCACCACCCGCGGATTCAAGGTCACCCAGTGCACCGAGCTGGCGGGCTGGATCTGCGACATCCTCGACCATCTCGGCGATGCCGACGTCGAGGCCAATGTCGCGCGCCAGGTGGCAGCCCTGTGCGCTGATTTCCCGGTTTACCGCTGA
- a CDS encoding threonine aldolase family protein: protein MTDKSQQFASDNYSGICPEAWAAMEQANHGHERAYGDDQWTARASDHFRKLFETDCEVFFAFNGTAANSLALSSLCQSYHSVICSETAHVETDECGAPEFFSNGSKLLIAGTQNGKLTPESIREIALKRQDIHYPKPRVVTLTQATEVGSVYTPEEVRAISATCKELGLNLHMDGARFSNACAFLGCTPAELTWKAGVDVLCFGGTKNGMAVGEAILFFNHKLAEDFDYRCKQAGQLASKMRFLSAPWVGLLENDAWLKHARHANHCAQLLAQLVADIPGVELMFPVQANGVFLQLSEPAIAALTARGWRFYTFIGKGGARFMCSWDTEEERVRELAADIRTVMSA from the coding sequence ATGACCGACAAGAGCCAACAATTCGCCAGCGACAACTACTCCGGCATCTGCCCCGAAGCCTGGGCCGCCATGGAGCAGGCCAACCACGGCCACGAGCGCGCTTACGGCGACGATCAGTGGACCGCTCGCGCCTCGGATCATTTCCGCAAACTGTTCGAAACCGACTGCGAAGTGTTCTTCGCCTTCAACGGCACCGCCGCCAACTCCCTGGCCCTGTCGTCGCTGTGCCAGAGTTATCACAGCGTGATCTGCTCGGAAACCGCCCACGTCGAAACCGACGAATGCGGCGCCCCGGAGTTCTTCTCCAACGGTTCCAAGCTGCTGATCGCCGGCACCCAGAACGGCAAGCTGACCCCGGAATCGATCCGCGAGATCGCCCTCAAGCGCCAGGACATCCACTATCCCAAGCCGCGGGTGGTGACCCTGACCCAGGCCACCGAAGTGGGCAGCGTCTACACCCCGGAAGAAGTCCGCGCCATCAGCGCCACCTGCAAGGAACTGGGGCTGAACCTGCACATGGACGGCGCGCGCTTCTCCAACGCCTGCGCCTTCCTCGGCTGCACCCCGGCGGAGCTGACCTGGAAGGCCGGCGTCGACGTGTTGTGCTTTGGCGGCACGAAAAACGGCATGGCGGTGGGGGAAGCGATCCTGTTCTTCAACCACAAGCTGGCGGAAGACTTCGACTACCGCTGCAAACAGGCCGGCCAGCTGGCCTCGAAAATGCGCTTTCTCTCGGCGCCCTGGGTCGGCCTGCTGGAAAACGACGCCTGGCTCAAGCACGCCCGCCACGCCAACCACTGCGCACAGTTGCTGGCCCAGCTAGTGGCCGACATCCCTGGCGTGGAGCTGATGTTCCCGGTGCAGGCCAACGGCGTGTTCCTGCAACTCTCGGAACCGGCGATTGCCGCCCTGACCGCCAGGGGCTGGCGCTTCTATACCTTCATCGGCAAGGGCGGCGCGCGCTTCATGTGCTCCTGGGACACCGAAGAAGAGCGCGTGCGCGAATTGGCAGCGGACATCCGCACCGTGATGAGCGCCTGA
- a CDS encoding TraX family protein has translation MRDAMLKTDNSQRDGALDALKWLALLSMVLDHLRYVGLSLDWLYVPGRLAFPWFCLAMAVNLTRLSERAGRPTGQWRYLGWLLLFSALSEIPYRLFVPDPDTLNVLPTLALGLLVARGWQQRRGLALALGLAALLLALGLSRWLMFGAFGVLLPLALLLVLRRPWYFSLLPGALCLAANQWETLFPAARLGNPVATCGIAVCLLAPWLGVMLLRVLRGCTVPAMRRWAYLLYPAHFLLLLALRQLL, from the coding sequence ATGCGTGATGCGATGCTGAAAACCGACAACAGCCAGCGCGATGGGGCGCTGGATGCACTGAAGTGGCTGGCGCTGCTGAGCATGGTGCTGGATCACCTGCGGTATGTGGGCCTGAGCCTGGACTGGCTGTATGTGCCGGGGCGGCTGGCGTTTCCCTGGTTCTGTCTGGCCATGGCGGTGAATCTGACGCGCCTGAGCGAGCGTGCCGGACGCCCGACCGGGCAATGGCGCTACCTGGGCTGGCTGCTGCTGTTCAGCGCGCTGAGTGAGATTCCCTATCGCCTGTTCGTGCCTGATCCCGACACCTTGAATGTGCTGCCGACCCTGGCCCTGGGCTTGCTGGTGGCCCGGGGCTGGCAGCAGCGTCGGGGACTGGCCTTGGCGCTTGGCCTGGCGGCCCTGTTGCTGGCGCTGGGTTTGTCCCGCTGGCTGATGTTTGGTGCCTTCGGGGTGTTGCTGCCGCTGGCCCTGCTGCTGGTGCTGCGCCGACCCTGGTATTTCAGCCTGTTGCCCGGGGCCTTGTGCCTGGCGGCCAACCAATGGGAAACCTTGTTCCCGGCGGCGCGCCTGGGCAATCCGGTGGCGACCTGCGGTATTGCCGTTTGTCTGCTGGCGCCGTGGCTGGGAGTGATGCTGCTGCGAGTGTTGCGCGGTTGTACGGTGCCGGCCATGCGGCGCTGGGCCTACCTGCTGTACCCGGCGCACTTTCTCCTGCTGCTGGCCCTGCGCCAACTCCTGTAG
- a CDS encoding sarcosine oxidase subunit gamma: protein MTAVNVYQQRPTTGAKAESPLHHADLPSLVGKGRKNAGVILREKKLLGHLTIRGDGHDPAFAAGVHKALGIELPGALSVVVKGESSLQWLGPDEWLLIVPSGEEFAAEQNLRAALGDLHIQIVNVSGGQQILELSGPNVRQVLMKSTSYDVHPNNFPVGKAVGTVFAKSQLVIRRTGEDTWELLVRRSFSDYWWMWLQDAAAEYGLSVQA from the coding sequence ATGACCGCAGTCAACGTTTACCAACAGCGCCCCACCACCGGGGCCAAGGCCGAGTCGCCCCTGCACCACGCCGACCTGCCGAGCCTGGTGGGCAAGGGGCGCAAGAACGCCGGTGTGATCCTGCGCGAGAAAAAACTCCTCGGTCACCTGACGATCCGTGGCGACGGCCACGACCCGGCCTTCGCCGCCGGCGTGCACAAGGCCCTGGGCATCGAATTGCCGGGCGCCCTGAGCGTGGTGGTCAAGGGCGAGAGCAGCCTGCAATGGCTGGGCCCGGATGAGTGGCTGCTGATCGTGCCCAGCGGTGAAGAATTCGCTGCCGAGCAGAACCTGCGCGCCGCCCTGGGCGACCTGCATATCCAGATCGTCAACGTCAGCGGCGGCCAGCAGATCCTCGAACTGTCCGGCCCCAACGTGCGCCAGGTGCTGATGAAGTCCACCAGCTACGACGTGCACCCCAACAACTTCCCGGTGGGCAAGGCGGTGGGCACGGTGTTCGCCAAGTCGCAACTGGTGATTCGCCGCACCGGCGAAGACACCTGGGAGCTGCTGGTACGCCGCAGCTTCTCCGATTACTGGTGGATGTGGCTGCAGGATGCCGCGGCCGAATACGGCCTTAGCGTCCAGGCCTGA
- a CDS encoding sarcosine oxidase subunit delta, whose amino-acid sequence MLHIFCPHCGELRSEEEFHSSGQAHIPRPLDPNACTDEEWGDYMFFRDNPRGLHHELWIHAAGCRQYFNATRDTVTYEILETYKIGTKPQFTAKAAGEKV is encoded by the coding sequence ATGTTGCATATCTTCTGTCCTCACTGCGGCGAGCTGCGCTCCGAAGAGGAATTCCATTCGTCCGGCCAGGCCCACATTCCCCGGCCCCTGGACCCCAACGCCTGCACCGACGAGGAGTGGGGCGACTACATGTTCTTCCGCGACAACCCCCGCGGCCTGCACCACGAGTTGTGGATTCACGCCGCCGGTTGCCGCCAGTACTTCAACGCCACCCGCGACACCGTGACCTACGAAATTCTTGAAACCTACAAGATAGGCACCAAACCGCAGTTCACCGCCAAGGCTGCTGGAGAGAAGGTATGA
- a CDS encoding sarcosine oxidase subunit alpha, whose amino-acid sequence MSQTNRLSNGGRIDRNKVITFTFNGQSYKGFEGDTLASALLANGVDIIGRSFKYSRPRGIFAAGCEEPNAVLQIGATEATQIPNVRATQQALYQGLVATSTNGWPSVNNDMMGILGKVGGKLMPPGFYYKTFMYPQSFWMTYEKYIRKAAGLGRSPTENDPDTYDNMNQHCDVLIVGAGPAGLAAALAAARSGARVILADEQEEFGGSLLDSRESLDGKPAAEWVASVVAELKSLPDVLLLPRATVNGYHDHNFLTIHERLTDHLGDRAPIGQVRQRIHRVRAKRVVLATGAHERPLVYGNNDVPGNMLAGAVSTYVRRYGVAPGKKLVLSTNNDHAYRVALDWLDASLQVVAIADARHNPRGALVEEARAKGIRILTSSAVIEARGSKHVTGARVAAIDVKAHKVTSPGEWLDCDLIASSGGYSPVVHLASHLGGKPVWREDILGFVPGEAPQKRVCVGGINGVYSLGDTLADGFEGGVRAASEAGFQSVEGVLPKALARLEEPTLALFQVPHEKGTARAPKQFVDLQNDVTAAAIELATREGFESVEHVKRYTALGFGTDQGKLGNVNGLAIAARSLNVSIPQMGTTMFRPNYTPITFGAVAGRHCGHIFEPVRFTALHAWHVKNGAEFEDVGQWKRPWYFPKNGEDLHAAVKRECLAVRDSVGLLDASTLGKIDIQGPDAREFLNRIYTNAWTKLDVGKARYGLMCKEDGMVFDDGVTACLADNHFLMTTTTGGAARVLQWLEIYQQTEWPDLKVYFTSVTDHWATMTLSGPNSRKLLSEVTDIDLDKDGFPFMTWKEGLVGGVPARVFRISFTGELSYEVNVQADYAMGVLEQIVEAGKKYNLTPYGTETMHVLRAEKGFIIVGQDTDGSMTPDDLNMGWCVGRTKPFSWIGWRGMNREDCVREERKQLVGLKPIDPTQWLPEGAQLVFNPKQAIPMSMVGHVTSSYAHNSLGYSFALGVVKGGLKRLGERVFAPLADGRVIEAEIVSSVFFDPKGDRQNI is encoded by the coding sequence ATGAGCCAGACCAATCGCCTGTCCAACGGCGGACGCATCGACCGCAACAAAGTCATCACCTTCACCTTCAACGGCCAGAGCTACAAAGGCTTTGAAGGCGACACCCTGGCCTCGGCCCTGCTGGCCAACGGCGTGGACATCATCGGTCGCAGCTTCAAGTACTCCCGGCCTCGGGGCATCTTCGCCGCGGGCTGCGAAGAGCCCAACGCCGTGCTGCAGATCGGCGCCACCGAAGCCACCCAGATCCCCAACGTGCGCGCCACCCAACAGGCGCTGTACCAGGGCCTGGTGGCCACCAGCACCAACGGTTGGCCCAGCGTCAACAACGACATGATGGGGATTCTCGGCAAGGTCGGCGGCAAGCTGATGCCGCCGGGCTTCTACTACAAAACCTTCATGTACCCGCAATCGTTCTGGATGACCTACGAGAAGTACATCCGCAAGGCGGCGGGCCTCGGTCGCTCGCCCACCGAGAACGATCCGGACACCTACGACAACATGAACCAGCACTGCGACGTGCTGATCGTCGGCGCCGGCCCGGCCGGCCTCGCCGCCGCCCTGGCCGCTGCCCGCAGCGGCGCCCGGGTGATCCTCGCCGATGAGCAGGAAGAGTTCGGCGGCAGCCTGCTGGACAGTCGCGAAAGCCTGGACGGCAAGCCGGCGGCGGAGTGGGTGGCCAGTGTGGTCGCCGAGCTCAAGTCGCTGCCGGACGTGTTGCTGCTGCCACGGGCCACGGTCAACGGCTACCACGACCATAACTTCCTGACCATCCACGAGCGCCTCACCGATCACCTCGGCGACCGCGCGCCGATCGGCCAGGTGCGCCAGCGTATCCACCGGGTCCGCGCCAAGCGCGTGGTGCTGGCCACCGGCGCCCATGAGCGGCCGCTGGTCTACGGCAACAACGACGTGCCGGGCAACATGCTGGCCGGCGCGGTGTCCACCTACGTGCGTCGCTACGGCGTGGCCCCGGGCAAGAAACTGGTGCTGTCCACCAACAACGACCACGCCTACCGCGTGGCCCTGGACTGGCTCGACGCCAGCCTGCAAGTGGTGGCCATCGCCGATGCGCGGCACAACCCCCGCGGCGCCCTGGTGGAAGAAGCCCGGGCCAAGGGCATCCGCATCCTCACTTCCAGTGCGGTGATCGAGGCTCGTGGCAGCAAGCACGTGACCGGCGCGCGCGTAGCAGCCATCGACGTCAAGGCGCACAAGGTCACCAGCCCCGGCGAATGGCTCGACTGCGACCTGATCGCCAGTTCCGGCGGCTACAGCCCGGTGGTGCACCTGGCCTCGCACCTGGGCGGCAAGCCGGTGTGGCGCGAAGACATCCTCGGTTTCGTGCCCGGTGAAGCACCGCAGAAGCGCGTGTGCGTCGGAGGCATCAACGGCGTCTACAGCCTCGGCGACACCCTGGCCGACGGTTTCGAAGGCGGTGTGCGCGCCGCCAGCGAAGCCGGGTTCCAGAGCGTCGAGGGCGTGTTGCCCAAAGCCCTGGCCCGCCTGGAAGAACCGACCCTGGCGCTGTTCCAGGTGCCCCATGAAAAAGGCACCGCTCGCGCGCCCAAGCAATTCGTCGACCTGCAGAACGACGTCACCGCCGCCGCCATCGAACTGGCGACCCGCGAGGGCTTCGAGTCGGTGGAGCACGTCAAGCGCTACACCGCCCTGGGCTTCGGCACCGATCAGGGCAAGCTGGGCAACGTCAACGGTCTGGCCATCGCCGCTCGTTCGCTGAACGTCAGCATTCCGCAGATGGGCACCACCATGTTCCGCCCGAACTACACGCCGATCACCTTCGGCGCCGTGGCTGGGCGTCACTGCGGGCACATCTTCGAGCCGGTACGCTTCACCGCGCTGCACGCCTGGCACGTGAAGAACGGCGCCGAGTTCGAGGACGTCGGTCAGTGGAAGCGCCCTTGGTACTTCCCGAAAAACGGCGAAGACCTGCATGCCGCGGTCAAGCGTGAATGCCTGGCGGTGCGCGACAGCGTCGGCCTGCTGGACGCCTCGACCCTGGGCAAGATCGACATCCAGGGCCCGGACGCCCGGGAGTTCCTCAACCGCATCTACACCAACGCCTGGACCAAGCTCGACGTGGGCAAGGCCCGCTACGGCCTGATGTGCAAGGAAGACGGCATGGTCTTCGACGACGGCGTGACCGCCTGTCTGGCCGACAACCACTTCCTGATGACCACCACCACCGGCGGCGCGGCGCGCGTGCTGCAGTGGCTGGAGATCTACCAGCAGACCGAATGGCCGGATCTCAAGGTGTACTTCACCTCGGTCACCGACCACTGGGCCACCATGACCCTGTCGGGCCCCAACAGCCGCAAGCTGCTGAGCGAAGTCACCGACATCGACCTGGACAAGGACGGCTTCCCGTTCATGACTTGGAAGGAAGGCCTGGTGGGCGGCGTGCCGGCGCGGGTGTTCCGTATCTCGTTCACCGGCGAGCTGTCCTACGAGGTCAACGTCCAGGCCGACTACGCCATGGGCGTGCTGGAGCAGATCGTCGAGGCTGGCAAGAAGTACAACCTGACCCCCTACGGCACCGAAACCATGCACGTGCTGCGGGCCGAGAAGGGTTTCATCATCGTTGGCCAGGACACCGACGGCTCGATGACCCCGGACGACCTGAACATGGGTTGGTGCGTGGGCCGGACCAAGCCGTTCTCGTGGATCGGCTGGCGCGGGATGAACCGTGAAGACTGCGTGCGCGAGGAGCGCAAGCAACTGGTGGGCCTCAAGCCGATCGACCCGACCCAGTGGCTGCCGGAAGGCGCGCAACTGGTGTTCAACCCCAAGCAGGCGATCCCGATGAGCATGGTCGGTCACGTGACCTCCAGCTATGCCCACAACTCCCTGGGTTATTCCTTTGCCCTGGGCGTGGTCAAGGGCGGCCTCAAGCGCCTGGGCGAGCGGGTCTTCGCGCCCCTGGCCGATGGCCGGGTGATCGAGGCGGAAATCGTTTCCTCGGTGTTCTTCGACCCCAAAGGCGACCGCCAGAACATCTAA
- a CDS encoding sarcosine oxidase subunit beta family protein — protein MQRYSGFGLFKHSLSHHENWQRMWRTPTPKKVYDVVIVGGGGHGLATAYYLAKEHGITNVAVVEKGWLGGGNTARNTTIVRSNYLWDESAQLYEHAMKLWEGLSQDLNYNVMFSQRGVYNLCHTLQDIRDSERRVSANRLNGIDGELLNTQQVADEIPYLDCSKNTRYPILGATVQRRGGVARHDAVAWGFARAADALGVDLIQQTEVIGFRKENGVCIGVETNKGFIGAKRVGVVTAGNSGHMAKLAGFRLPIESHPLQALVSEPIKPIIDSVIMSNAVHGYISQSDKGDLVIGAGIDGWVGYGQRGSYPVIEHTIQAIVEMFPILSRVRMNRQWGGIVDTSPDACPIISKTPVPNMFFNCGWGTGGFKATPGSGNVFAASLAKGEMHPLAAPFSIDRFHNGALIDEHGAAAVAH, from the coding sequence ATGCAACGCTATTCGGGCTTCGGCCTCTTCAAGCACTCTCTCAGCCACCATGAAAACTGGCAGCGCATGTGGCGCACGCCGACCCCGAAGAAGGTCTATGACGTGGTCATCGTCGGTGGTGGCGGGCATGGCCTGGCCACGGCCTACTACCTGGCCAAGGAACACGGCATCACCAACGTCGCGGTGGTGGAAAAAGGCTGGCTGGGCGGCGGCAACACCGCGCGCAACACCACCATCGTGCGTTCCAACTACCTGTGGGACGAGTCGGCGCAGCTCTACGAGCACGCCATGAAGCTGTGGGAAGGCCTGTCCCAGGACCTCAATTACAACGTCATGTTCTCCCAGCGCGGGGTCTACAACCTGTGCCACACCCTGCAGGACATCCGTGATTCCGAGCGTCGGGTCAGCGCCAACCGCCTCAACGGCATCGATGGCGAGCTGCTCAACACCCAGCAGGTGGCGGACGAGATCCCCTACCTGGATTGCTCGAAAAACACCCGTTATCCGATCCTTGGCGCCACAGTCCAGCGCCGTGGCGGCGTGGCCCGTCACGACGCCGTGGCCTGGGGCTTTGCCCGGGCTGCCGACGCCCTGGGCGTGGACCTGATCCAGCAGACCGAAGTCATCGGTTTTCGCAAGGAAAACGGCGTGTGCATCGGCGTCGAGACCAACAAGGGCTTTATCGGCGCCAAGCGCGTCGGTGTGGTCACCGCCGGTAACTCCGGGCACATGGCCAAGCTCGCGGGCTTCCGCCTGCCGATCGAATCCCACCCGCTGCAAGCCCTGGTGTCGGAGCCGATCAAACCGATCATCGACAGCGTGATCATGTCCAACGCGGTGCACGGCTACATCAGCCAGTCGGACAAGGGCGACCTGGTGATCGGCGCCGGTATCGACGGCTGGGTCGGCTACGGCCAGCGCGGCTCCTACCCGGTGATCGAGCACACCATCCAGGCCATCGTCGAGATGTTCCCGATCCTTTCCCGAGTGCGCATGAACCGCCAGTGGGGCGGCATCGTCGACACCAGCCCGGACGCCTGCCCGATCATTTCCAAGACCCCGGTGCCGAACATGTTCTTCAACTGCGGTTGGGGCACCGGCGGCTTCAAGGCCACCCCGGGCTCGGGCAACGTGTTTGCCGCAAGCCTGGCCAAGGGCGAAATGCATCCATTGGCCGCCCCTTTCTCCATCGACCGTTTCCACAACGGTGCGCTGATCGACGAACACGGCGCTGCTGCGGTCGCCCACTAA